A stretch of DNA from Virgibacillus proomii:
CGATAGAACCCTTCATTTCTTGAAGGTTTGCTTTAATTTCAGCATTTTTACTATGCTTCGCATGCTCATAATCATATCCAGTAACAGATTGATACTGTTTATTGGTTGTTATCCATTTGATAGGTACTGGATATTCTAACTTGAAATTAGCATTTGCCTTTAGCTCAACAGATAAAGCGTTACCATCAATATGATTACTAGGTAATTTAAGCTTGAACTTTTGATTCGGCTCCACATTCTTTAAATGCTTACCATTTTCATTTACAATACTTACTTTAGAATTATTAACAGATACGTTTAAATCTTTTAATGTACCTGTACTATCAGCCTTTACACTTGTTAAACCTGTATAATAGTTACCATCTTGGCCTTGCGTAAACGTAAGATCATTAGTAGTAAAAGCTAGGCTAGATTCTAAAGAAGGCTTAGCTGGCTTTTTTGAATTCTTAGCCATATCAGCAAGCTTATTGATATTATCAGCTATGGCAGTATCTTTTCTATGCCCCATGTCGAAACCTTCTAATTCAGATTTGTTTAATTTATCTATTTGACCTAATACTAAGCGAATAGCATTTTGAGCGATAAAATACTTTTTGTATGTATCACCTGTCATTTGACTTTTACCATTATTTTTGCCATGAAAGGCTTCTACAATGTACTGGACATGATGACTTAGCTCTCCGCCTTTAGTGTACTTGATTTTTTCCGTTGGCACATCTTTGTCAAATTCCAAACATAAAACTGGGTTACCTTGTGAATCTACCATATAGTCAACACGAATTGCGCCATCTGTTTTTCCAATTTTTCGAAAATAACTGTAATCCTTTCCGCCCTCTTTAATTTTAACGTATAGGACATTGTTATCTTCCGTTGTATCGGCGCTTACGCTATTTGGAGAAAACAGAACATTAGGCACTATATTAATCAACATAATTAATATAGCTACAATCGACAAAGGACGTTTAATAGTTTTCACAGATAAAATCTCTCCCTCATTATTTAGTTGTTGGTAATACTTTTAACTAATGCACCCTCAATAAATATTTGTTTAATATTAATCCCAAAACAAAAAACTATCTTACTATGACGTCTAATGAATTAATATTAAATCCTATTCTACCAATATTTTACCATAAATATATAAATACACAAATATATTATTATATTAATATATTATTTAATTATTATATTTATAGACGATTTTATTTAGGCTATAATTTAGCTATGGGTTGGATTGCGAATTGGTTTCTCACGAGTCCCCAAAAAAGAGGAGAAGCAAAATGATATAATCCCCTTATAGGTAGACAGAAAAAAGAAAACATATTAATCTGTCTACTATGGAGGGGATTTTATCCGGGAAAAATCAATAAGACATATGATGTGACATTCAAGAAGAAAGCAGTAGATCGTTATTTAAAAGATGGCATGAGGTATGATAGAGTCGCTCCAGGAATTGGGTATTTCTAGTTCATGATTGTTCGCTGAGTTAAACACTATGAGGCTAAAAATTAGAATTTAAACTTCGTGATTAATTGATGAAGATCATCTGCTAATTGTTCCAGCCGCTCAGAGCTATGAACGACTTCTTCCATAGAAGTGCTTGTTTGCTCTGTTGTTGCCGATACTTCCTCGACTCCAGCAGCCGCCTCCTGTGAAATAGATGCTACTTCTTCGATAGATCGATTCATGGCTTGACCAGCTTCAGTAATATCATGTAAATGGCTGGACATGACGATAATATGATTTGCCATTTCCGAGATTGCTTCTTTTATGTGCCCAAACGTCTGTAATGTTGTTTGGATGTGACTGGTTCCTTCTTCAACCTCGTGATAACCCGTTTGCAATGAATCTGTGACTTTGACAGATTCGCTCTGAATACTTGTGACAATCTCTGTAATATCTGTCAGTGACATATCTACTTCTTCTGCTAGCTTCCTAATTTCATCAGCTACTACGGCAAAGCCTTTTCCATGCTCTCTTGCTCGTGCGGCTTCTATCGTAGCATTCAAAGCCAGTAAGTTGGTTTGGTCTGAAATGCGATGAATCATTGCAATTAATTCACTAATCCGTTTAGCATGTTCATCCAAACCTGCTACTTTTTCGACAGCATCATGTACAATCGAATAAATGGTATCCATTTGTGCAGTAGATTCCTGCATTCGCTTGCTTCCATCTTTAGTTAAATCCTGAACTATTTTTGAATTGGCTTCCACAGCTATACCTTTTTCATACGCATCCTTTATTTTGGTCATAAAATGAGACATACCATTTGCTAGATCATTCGTGCTATGGGCTTGATTTTCCGAACCAGCTGCAAGCTCTTGCACGGTTGTTGCCACCTGCTCTGTACCAGAGTTAACTTCATTGGCAAACTGTGTTAATTCTTCACTTTGACTACTAACTGTTTCCGAAGCTGTCTGAATACGACTAAGTAAATCTTGCATATTCTCACTCATTTTATTAGATGCGATGATAAGCTGCCCCGTTTCATCCTGCAAATCAGTAGATAATGGCGGGTTACTTAGGTCGCCGTCGGCAATTTTATTCATCCGCTGCATAACCAACTGAATGGGTTTCGTAATTCTTGATGTAATGAATAGTGAAAAAATAATACCAATACCAATAACGATGACTAATGCAATAACAATTGGCCAAATAATGGATTGTGCTTTTTTCGCAAACTCAGCTTTATCGACTGTACCGCCTATCAACCAATTTGTAGTAGTATTTTTCACAAAACTCATGATTTTCTCTTCGTCGTTTAACTGATACTCCACTGATCCTTTCTTTCCCAGCCGGTTTAACTTACCGAATAGCTCGTCATTAGCGGCCTTTCCAATTTTGCCTTTATCTGAATGAGCAATATAGTTGCCTGCTTCATCTAATACAACTGCATAACCAGTTTCACCGATTTCCATGGTCTGGACCATATCCATCAATGTATTAATAGTAACATCTACGGCAAAAACTCCTTTTAATTCATTTTTTTTATAATAAGCACGTGCGGCAGTTAAAACTATTTCTCCTGTTCCTTCATCGATGTAGGGACTGGTCCAAATCGTTTCTCCGCTTGCTGCTACTGCCTCCTTATACCAAGGCCGCTCTTTTGGATTATAATCTTCATCTAAATCAGCTGTCGGATCAATCATGTCACCCGTTTTTTCATCAACAGCATAGATAAACGTCATTGCCGAATTTGCATCTTTTGTTTCCTGCATACGTTCTAACAATTCATCCCGGTTTTTCGATTTATAATCCAATACTAACTGACTCGATGTATATTGATTAAGAATCGTATCAGTATTAGCAAAAAACATGTCAAATGTATCGCTCATATTTGACATTTGACTTTCAGCACTCTTTGTCAGCTCATTAACCATCATTTTAATTGTAAAATTATAACTGATAATAGCTACTATTCCACCAGCAAAGAGTATTAAGAAAATAAATGGAACTAAAATTTTTGTTTTTAGTGTTTTCCCTCTAAACAAACCACTATATTTTTGCTTGACATCCATGTTGTACTCCCCTTCCTTAAAAGTTCAACTAATCCTATCAGTAATGTTCAAAAAGAAGATAAAAATGTGATAGCTTCTACAATCGTACTATCCTGAGAATCCGATTATTCGCTGTGGCGTTTTCCTTGTCTTGAGATAGATATGCTTGCTGAAAAACCCGATATGTTATTTTTACCTTTTTTGAGCAACCTTTTAAGCTTTATTCCATATGGAAATACATCTCCTTTTCATATCTTCTGCTTCCTTTTCTGTACGACAAAGCAGGAAGCACTGATCATTTCCACTAATAACTCCCTTCACCTCTTTCCAGTTTAGACCCTCCATGAAATAGCCAATCGCTTTTGCATTTCCGGGAATTGTCTTGATCATCACGAAGTAGGCTTTAGCATGAACGGATATAATTGCATCAGCAAATAATGCTTGTAAGCTTTTTATCGGATTTTTCATACAATCCTTTATATTAGCTGATAAAGAATAATAACTTCTTCCATCAGGAAAATGCTTTTTTATAATATGAAGCTCTTTCATATCTCTTACGATCGTAGACAGTGAAACGTCACATCCAGCTTGCTTTAATAACTTCAACAATTCCTTTTGGGTACGAATGGTTTTGGTTAGAACGAGCTCTCGTATCTTTCGTTGACGTACTTGTTTATCCATCATCATTCTCCTCTCAGATACACGAATAGGGAGAATCTATTCATCAAAGGTTACGCAATTGTAGTAGATTCTCCCTCATTTAAACGTGTATTCTATTCGCTTATAATCGTCGTTCCGGCGTTTCCCCGTATCGCTTCTAAAGCCTTATCCAAAGAAGTAATAATGCATTTTCTACCTGGCTTCGATTCAGCAAATGCCATCGCAGCCTCTACTTTTGGTAACATACTACCAGCAGCAAATTGACCTTCCTTTACGAATTCCTTTAACTCTTTCGTCGTTACTTGTTTAAGTGCTCGTTGATTAGGTAAATTGTAATGAACATATACATGTTCCACCTCTGTTAAAATCATGAGTGTGTCTGCATGAATTAATTCCGCTAGCGTTTCTGAGGCAAAGTCCTTATCAATGACCGCTTCCAAGCCAAAAATCTTTTTATTCTTTTGATATACCGGAATACCTCCACCTCCAGTACTGATTACAATGGTACCGTTATCGATTAATGTCTTAATTACCGCATGCTCTAAAATACTTACCGGTTTTGGGGAAGGGACAACTTTTCGAAAGCCTCGTCCAGCATCCTCACAAAATCGTACACCGTCCGCTTCCATTTGTTTTCTTGCTTCCGACTCCAAATAAAAAGGTCCAATTGGTTTGGTTGGATGACGAAAAGCTTCATCGTCAGGATCGACTTCCACTCGGGTTATCATAGCAGTTACTTGCTTGTCCAATCCTGCTTGCTTGAGTTGTTCATCCATTGCATTTTCTAACCAATAGCCAATCATTCCCTGACTCATAGCTCCACACGTATCTAAAGGCATGGCCGGCGTTTTTTCACTATCGGATTCCATTTGTTGTAATAAAATATTGCCAACTTGAGGACCATTCCCGTGCGTAATAGCAATTTGATAGCCTTGTTTAATGATTTGAATTAATTGTTCTGTTGTATGTTTTAATGCTTGTTGTTGTGCCTCAGCTGTTGCAATGCCAGACTGTATCGCATTTCCGCCAAGGGCGATAACCATTCGTTTATTTTTCATCCATCTATCCCTCTTTTCCTAAAATTCAGTTATGAACCCGCATGTAACTGGCAGTAAGACCTTCCCTTCCATGCTACGAGGTGAAACCTAGGAGGAAAAGCGCGATATCCAACTGCAAGTCAAATTGCCCGATTCCGTTCATTCTAACAATCAGTTAGGGATAATGAATCCCCAACTGATTGAAGATTCCATCTATTGTATTTATTCAAAACCCGTGACAGTGTAGTTATGAACAGCATATTTCATACATGAACCGAACAAAACGAGTCAATGAAAATTTGCAGTGTTCTTTTTAAATATTCTTTTAAATACTTATTTTTCCAGTTATCAATCCAACTAATGCTATAACACCTAAGACTACAATGATGAGCATCAAAGTTTTTTCTAATTTGGTGTCCTGTTTTTGAATATTATTTTCTTTTAACGCCCATTTGTATAACAGAATACCAGGTGCATATAACAGCATCGTTAGGAGTAAGTAATCAATTCCAGCAGCGTATACAAGCCAAATTGCATAAATACTCGCAATGAGACCTACTACTTTCTCTCTCTTGCGCTTTTGTTGCGTTTCATACGTTTCTCCTGTTACTGTCAGCTTTACTTGATAAAATGCGGATAGCATATACGGAATCAAAATAGCTGAAGATGCCAGAGAAAATGTAAAGTTATAAGCTGTTTCTGAGAATAATAGCGTAATGAGAAATAATTGTACTAAGCCGTTTGTTAACCATAGGGAATTCACTGGCGCTTTATTTTTATTTTCTTTCGCTAACCATTTCGGAAATACATTATCTTTAGCCGTAACATAAGGTAACTCGGCTGCAAACATCGTCCATCCGAGCCAAGCACCCATAACAGAAATGATAAGCCCAAGATTAATGACAATTGCTCCCCATTTTCCAACAATTGCTTCCATAACATACGCCATAGCGGGGTTAGGCAATGCTGCTAGTTCTTCTCTTGGCATAATTCCTAAGGATAGTAAAGAAATTAAAATGTAAATAAGCAGCACGCTAATCAAACCAATAACCGTTGCTTTTCCTACATCCGAACGATTTTTCGCTCTTCCCGACATTACCACTGCGCCTTCAATACCAATAAATACCCATAGTGTTACCAGCATCGTACTTTTTACTTGTTCAGCAACAGATCCCCAGGAAAATCCTTCCCTTCCCCAAAATTCAAATGTAAATGTATCCCATTTAAATGCAATAATAGCTACAATAATAAACAGGAAAATCGGAATAACTTTCGCAATGGTCGTGACCGTGTTAATAAAAGCTGCAGAACTAATTCCGCGTAATACTAGAAAATGAACCAACCATAAGGCAACAGATGCACCCAGAATACTAGCAACATTTTGTCCACCTTCAAAAACAGGAATGAAGTAGCCAATGGAAGAAAACACCAATGTTGCATAAGCGACATTCCCAAGCCATGCAGATAACCAATATCCCCATGCACTATTAAATCCTAAAAATGTGCCAAAACCAGCTTTCGCATAACTATATATACCACTATCTAATTCTGGTTTTCGTAATGTTAAATTTTGAAAGACAAAGGCAAGCGCGATAATTCCAATCCCCGTTATTATCCAACCGATAATAGCAGCTCCAGCATTCGCTCCAAGCGCAATATCCCCTGCTAAGTTAAACGCTCCTCCACCAACCATGGAACCGACTACAAGCGCAATTAGCGTAACTAGACCTAACTTTTTATCGTCTTCACCCATTTCATTCACCTTCTTTTAAAAGTGGGGAGAAAAGTCGTTTCCCCTCTTCGCTTTTTACGCTCCCATTTGTTGCAGCCATGACAGCTTTAATCGTATGCAATCTATTTTCGGCTTCCTCAAATACAAATGAGTTTTCACTCTGAAAGACGTCATCCGTTACCTCCATCTCTTTTAGCCCAAATTTTTCGTAAATTTCTCTTCCTACCTCTGTCTCTAAATCATGAAAACTTGGTAAACAATGCAAGAACATAACTTGCTTATTTCCTGTTTTTTCAAGCATTTTCTTATTGACTTGATATGGAGAAAGCAACTCAATCCGCTCTTTAAATTTGTCCTCCTCACCCATGGAAACCCAAACATCTGTATAGATAACATCCGCTCCAGAAACAGCTTCATCCGTATTAGATGTGATGCTTATTTTTCCACCGGATTCTTTAGCCACTTTTTGGGCATAATCAATAACTTCTCGTTTAGGGAACAATACTTCCGGGGAACAAATTCGTACATCCATCCCAACTTTTGCCCCACCAATTAATAAGCTATTGCCCATATTGTTTCTGCCATCGCCAACATAAACGAGCTTAACCCCTTTTAAATGACCAATATTTTCCTTAATGGTTAATAAATCAGCAAGAATTTGCGTTGGATGAAATTGGTTCGTTAAACCATTCCAAACGGGTACACCTGAATATTCAGCTAAACCATTTACGGTTTCCTGTTCAAATCCGCGGAATTCTATGCCGTCAAACATCCTTCCTAATACAATCGCCGTATCGCGAACAGACTCTTTCTTGCCAAATTGAATATCATTTTTTCCTAAATACTCTGGGTGAGCCCCTAAATCAATACAAGCCACTGTAAAAGCACATCGTGTTCTAGTTGATGGTTTTTCAAATAATAAGGCAATATTTTGCCCTTCCATATAGCGATGAGAGATACCGGCTTTTTTCTTCTCTTTTAAATCCGCAGCAAGATCAAGCAAATAATGAATTTCTTCTGCAGTAAAATCTTTTAATGTTAAAAAATGTCTACCTGTTAATTGGTCAGTTAATGTTATAGTCATCATTTCTTCCTCCTCGTAGTTTGATAGAAGAAGCAAGATGTTGCTTCTTCTATCAATATGTTGATCAACTTTTCACATAAAGGTATATAGTTAAATATCTTTTCGAACAAGTGGCATACTCATGCAACGAGGGCCCCCACGGCCTCTAGATAACTCCGAGCTAATGACTTCAATTACCTCAATACCATGTTCACGAAGTAGTTTATTAGACACATAGTTACGGTCATACGTAACAACAACTCCAGGTGCAATGGCCAATGTGTTGGACCCATCATTCCACTGTTCTCTTGGTGCAGCAATAACATCTCCCCCACCACATGGAATTAAGGCAACTTCTTTCAGGCCCAATACCTCTTTTAACGTCTGCATGAGGTTTGTTTTATGCGTAACTTTTACCGTATCTTCTTCTCCTTTTTCGAGGATATAGATATCCATTTCTCCTTTTTTATTCTGAATTTCTGGATGAATGGTAAATTTATCATAATCAACCATGGTAAATACGGTATCTAAATGCATAAATGCTCTTATTTTTGGTATTTCAACAGCAACAATACGTTTAATATCCGTTTGTCTTTTAAAAAGGTTAATTGCTAGTCGTTCAATTGCTTTTGCTGCTGTTCTTGCACTAATTCCGATAGCAATAGTGTCCTTATTCAAGACGAGTTCATCTCCGCCTTCCATTGGATGAGGGTAATCTCGGTTGAGCCAAATTGGAATATCATACGTTGCGTATCTTGGATGATGATGAATGATATAACTCATGAATAAGGATTCTCTTCTCCTGGCTACTTCTCTCATTGTATTAATGGTTAAACCATTACCAATCGTTGCCGCCGGATCTCTCGTAAAATATAGATTTGGCATCGGGTCTAGATAAAATGGATAATGGTCGTGTAATAATTCATACAAGTGCGTCTTTTTCTCTGATGGAATTTCTGATTTTCTTATACCTGCCATTATCTTTTTAACCATTGCTTCTGTATCAAAAGATAGTAGGTAGTCAGCAATTTGTGGGAAGGACCCATTAATGTTTACATTGGATTCATTTAAAATATCTGTTACAAATTGCTTTTTTAAATCTTCGGTATGAAGTGCTTCCGTCAACAAGGTTGTAAGGTACAGCACTTCAACTCCCCGATTTCGTAATGTCTGCGCAAAGTAATCATGTTCTTTTTGAATAATAGGCAGATATGGGATATCATCAAACAGCAAACGTTGCAAATACTCAGGGGTTAAATTTTCTACTTCTTCGCCTGGACGATGCAATAACACCGTCTGTAATTCTCCAATTTCTGACGTAACATGTAATGGATGTTTCATGTGAATAACCTCCTGTAAATGGTAATAATATATCTTTCACTATCTATCTTAGTTTTCTATGCATTATCTTGTTGTGAAACCGATTACATAAATAGCGTGAATTTTAACGCATTACAGCTGGCAAATATAGACAACTCCCACATGAAAAAGCCACACCCCTAATTGTGATTTTATTCACAATTAGGGGTGTGGCTTTTTCCATCACTTATCGAATTACTTACATTTGTTCTGGAGCATGCACACCAATTAGACGGAGCGCATTGTCAATCGTTATTTTAACAGCTTCCAACAATGCCAAACGAGCCTTTGTTAAGGCTAATTGTGTTTCATCCAACACTTTTTCTGCGTTATAGAAACTGTGTAATGCGGAAGCTAAGTCAAAAGCATATTGCGTTATTTTGTGCGGTATTCGTTTCTCTGCTGCATCTAACACAAGCTGTGGAAATTCCCCCAGCATCTTTAATAATTCCTTCTCACTAGAATACTGTAACAGGGAAGCATCGTACTCCGTATAAGAATACCCCGCTACTTTTGCTTTATTTAATAGTGTACAAATCCGTGCATGTGCGTACTGTACATAGTAAACAGGGTTTTCGTTTGATTGTGAACGTGCAAGGTTAATGTCAAAATCTAAATGCGTGTCACAGGAACGTGTATTCATCATATAGCGCATCGCATCTACTCCAACCTCTTCCATTAATTGACGAAGCGTTAACGCCTTCCCGGATCGCTTACTCATTTTCACTCTTTCTCCATCTTCAAATAGGTTCACCATCTGAATAATGGCTGTTTCTAATGTATCTTTTGGATACCCTAACGCTTGAATCGCTGCCTCCATCCGCGGAACATACCCATGGTGATCGGCTCCCCAAACATTAATCAGCTTATCAAAACCCCGCTCCAGCTTATCGTTATGATATGCGATATCCGAAGCTAAGTACGTATAACTGCCATCTGATTTAATGACAACTCTGTCTTTATCGTCCCCATATTTTGTTGTCCGAAACCAGGTTGCGCCGTCTTTTTCGTATATTTCACCGGATTTGCGCATTTTATCCAAAGCCTGATTTACTTTTCCTTCCTTATATAAAGATATTTCCGAAAACCAGTTATCAAATTTGACCCGAAATCGTTGCAAATCGTTTTCAATCTTTTTCAATTCATACTCTAATCCATATTGGCGAAAATACGCTAAACGTTCTTCCTTCGATTGATGGAGCCACGTATCGCCTTCTTCAGTAGCCAATTCTTCCCCTATCTGAATAATATCCTGTCCGTAATAGCCATCTTCCGGCATCTCTGCTTCTAGTCCTAATGCTTGCATAAAACGTGCTTCTACAGACAGAGCTAAATTATGAATTTGATTTCCGGCATCATTAATATAATACTCACGCTCTACCTCATATCCAGCTGCTTCTAATACGTTACAGAGTGCATCCCNAGTGGGATGTCCGAGTCTTTATCCACTAGCTTAACTTTTAGTACTGCTTGCTCCAATTGCTTTTTTATTGCTTTTTCCGTATCTTGAACGATATTCATGTTGTATCCTCCTTTTTAATTAGTTCTATAATTTAAGTTCATTATTTCACATTAGTGGTTTAATAAAAAGTTAAAAAGGGTTAAATGTTGAAAACTCTCTGTAGCATTGTTGGAGAGATGCTGTTTAAGAATTCTTCCATTTTTTACCTTTAAGAGGTTGTTCAAAATATGCACTAAAAATGACACAGCGAATTACTTCGTACGTTAGAAGGATAGATTTTAGCGTTGAAGTTTCATTCAACGTAGGTAAAAATTTTTAGGTTCTAAGTATAAGTGCAACTAGGCTTTCGTCTGCGCTTCGCTTGCTGCTAAGCCAAGTTTTCTTTATTGGCTTATTTCTCCGTTCCTTGGAAAAGGATACCCCCTTTTCCTGCGTGAGAATGTGTTTCGAGGAAAATTCACTAGTGCTCATATATCTGTATAGCATACTCTAGCTACTCGAAACTTCGTCGCCTCGAACTTCTCGATCCTTTTTACCTTTTTTTGAACACGCACTCTAATCTGTTATTTTGAAGGAAAATAAAAAAGTGCCTAAAAGGGTGAAATAACTGGATTGGTGTCACCTTTAGCACAACAGCTTCCCGGCTGCACTTTCTATGGAATATCTAAATGTTTGCGGCATTATTTGAATGACACGCTACAGTTTTATGTTTTTCTAATGCATAAAATAATTGATATCATAAATAACCAACCGTTTGTCTACCATAGACAGAATCCCTTCTCTTTTTAATTCATTATAAATATGTGAGA
This window harbors:
- a CDS encoding prealbumin-like fold domain-containing protein, which codes for MKTIKRPLSIVAILIMLINIVPNVLFSPNSVSADTTEDNNVLYVKIKEGGKDYSYFRKIGKTDGAIRVDYMVDSQGNPVLCLEFDKDVPTEKIKYTKGGELSHHVQYIVEAFHGKNNGKSQMTGDTYKKYFIAQNAIRLVLGQIDKLNKSELEGFDMGHRKDTAIADNINKLADMAKNSKKPAKPSLESSLAFTTNDLTFTQGQDGNYYTGLTSVKADSTGTLKDLNVSVNNSKVSIVNENGKHLKNVEPNQKFKLKLPSNHIDGNALSVELKANANFKLEYPVPIKWITTNKQYQSVTGYDYEHAKHSKNAEIKANLQEMKGSIEGLKVGSDSKKLDGVKVGLFNTKGDKIAETVTKDGGKFSFTNVDYGKAVVKEIAGVDGYVVSNKEYPIEITKDGQVVRVEIENKRIKGAVAGLKVGSDGKKLDGVKVGLFNTKGDKTAETVTKDGGKFSFTNVDYGKAVVKEIASVDGYVVSNKEYPIEITKDGQVVKVEIENKRIKGAAAGLKVGSDGKKLNGVKAGLFNTKGDKTAETVTKDGQADKVKMENEKEVEVLPKTGDTSGALPILLGTLFIAFAGMIIFISKRKKKKEA
- a CDS encoding methyl-accepting chemotaxis protein — encoded protein: MDVKQKYSGLFRGKTLKTKILVPFIFLILFAGGIVAIISYNFTIKMMVNELTKSAESQMSNMSDTFDMFFANTDTILNQYTSSQLVLDYKSKNRDELLERMQETKDANSAMTFIYAVDEKTGDMIDPTADLDEDYNPKERPWYKEAVAASGETIWTSPYIDEGTGEIVLTAARAYYKKNELKGVFAVDVTINTLMDMVQTMEIGETGYAVVLDEAGNYIAHSDKGKIGKAANDELFGKLNRLGKKGSVEYQLNDEEKIMSFVKNTTTNWLIGGTVDKAEFAKKAQSIIWPIVIALVIVIGIGIIFSLFITSRITKPIQLVMQRMNKIADGDLSNPPLSTDLQDETGQLIIASNKMSENMQDLLSRIQTASETVSSQSEELTQFANEVNSGTEQVATTVQELAAGSENQAHSTNDLANGMSHFMTKIKDAYEKGIAVEANSKIVQDLTKDGSKRMQESTAQMDTIYSIVHDAVEKVAGLDEHAKRISELIAMIHRISDQTNLLALNATIEAARAREHGKGFAVVADEIRKLAEEVDMSLTDITEIVTSIQSESVKVTDSLQTGYHEVEEGTSHIQTTLQTFGHIKEAISEMANHIIVMSSHLHDITEAGQAMNRSIEEVASISQEAAAGVEEVSATTEQTSTSMEEVVHSSERLEQLADDLHQLITKFKF
- a CDS encoding arginine repressor, whose amino-acid sequence is MDKQVRQRKIRELVLTKTIRTQKELLKLLKQAGCDVSLSTIVRDMKELHIIKKHFPDGRSYYSLSANIKDCMKNPIKSLQALFADAIISVHAKAYFVMIKTIPGNAKAIGYFMEGLNWKEVKGVISGNDQCFLLCRTEKEAEDMKRRCISIWNKA
- the arcC gene encoding carbamate kinase — encoded protein: MKNKRMVIALGGNAIQSGIATAEAQQQALKHTTEQLIQIIKQGYQIAITHGNGPQVGNILLQQMESDSEKTPAMPLDTCGAMSQGMIGYWLENAMDEQLKQAGLDKQVTAMITRVEVDPDDEAFRHPTKPIGPFYLESEARKQMEADGVRFCEDAGRGFRKVVPSPKPVSILEHAVIKTLIDNGTIVISTGGGGIPVYQKNKKIFGLEAVIDKDFASETLAELIHADTLMILTEVEHVYVHYNLPNQRALKQVTTKELKEFVKEGQFAAGSMLPKVEAAMAFAESKPGRKCIITSLDKALEAIRGNAGTTIISE
- the arcD gene encoding arginine-ornithine antiporter yields the protein MGEDDKKLGLVTLIALVVGSMVGGGAFNLAGDIALGANAGAAIIGWIITGIGIIALAFVFQNLTLRKPELDSGIYSYAKAGFGTFLGFNSAWGYWLSAWLGNVAYATLVFSSIGYFIPVFEGGQNVASILGASVALWLVHFLVLRGISSAAFINTVTTIAKVIPIFLFIIVAIIAFKWDTFTFEFWGREGFSWGSVAEQVKSTMLVTLWVFIGIEGAVVMSGRAKNRSDVGKATVIGLISVLLIYILISLLSLGIMPREELAALPNPAMAYVMEAIVGKWGAIVINLGLIISVMGAWLGWTMFAAELPYVTAKDNVFPKWLAKENKNKAPVNSLWLTNGLVQLFLITLLFSETAYNFTFSLASSAILIPYMLSAFYQVKLTVTGETYETQQKRKREKVVGLIASIYAIWLVYAAGIDYLLLTMLLYAPGILLYKWALKENNIQKQDTKLEKTLMLIIVVLGVIALVGLITGKISI
- the argF gene encoding ornithine carbamoyltransferase, which translates into the protein MTITLTDQLTGRHFLTLKDFTAEEIHYLLDLAADLKEKKKAGISHRYMEGQNIALLFEKPSTRTRCAFTVACIDLGAHPEYLGKNDIQFGKKESVRDTAIVLGRMFDGIEFRGFEQETVNGLAEYSGVPVWNGLTNQFHPTQILADLLTIKENIGHLKGVKLVYVGDGRNNMGNSLLIGGAKVGMDVRICSPEVLFPKREVIDYAQKVAKESGGKISITSNTDEAVSGADVIYTDVWVSMGEEDKFKERIELLSPYQVNKKMLEKTGNKQVMFLHCLPSFHDLETEVGREIYEKFGLKEMEVTDDVFQSENSFVFEEAENRLHTIKAVMAATNGSVKSEEGKRLFSPLLKEGE
- the arcA gene encoding arginine deiminase, with the translated sequence MKHPLHVTSEIGELQTVLLHRPGEEVENLTPEYLQRLLFDDIPYLPIIQKEHDYFAQTLRNRGVEVLYLTTLLTEALHTEDLKKQFVTDILNESNVNINGSFPQIADYLLSFDTEAMVKKIMAGIRKSEIPSEKKTHLYELLHDHYPFYLDPMPNLYFTRDPAATIGNGLTINTMREVARRRESLFMSYIIHHHPRYATYDIPIWLNRDYPHPMEGGDELVLNKDTIAIGISARTAAKAIERLAINLFKRQTDIKRIVAVEIPKIRAFMHLDTVFTMVDYDKFTIHPEIQNKKGEMDIYILEKGEEDTVKVTHKTNLMQTLKEVLGLKEVALIPCGGGDVIAAPREQWNDGSNTLAIAPGVVVTYDRNYVSNKLLREHGIEVIEVISSELSRGRGGPRCMSMPLVRKDI